From the Melospiza georgiana isolate bMelGeo1 chromosome 4, bMelGeo1.pri, whole genome shotgun sequence genome, the window CGGGGTGCACCTGCTTCAGCACCTTGTACACGTAGATGGAGTAGCTCTCCTTGCGGCTCTTCTTGCGCTTCTTGTCGCCCTTCTTCTGCGTCTTGGTCACCGCCTTCTTGGAGCCCTTCTTGGGCGCGGGGGCGGACTTGGCCGGCTCGGGCATTtcggcagcagcagccgcagctcCTCACAACAACAACTCGCACACAGCGACAGCGCTCAGCAGCAGCGGCACTGCCTCGGCAGCCGCCTTTATAGCAGCTCCGCCGAGACCGCCGCCTCGCCATTGGCTGTCTGTCAGCTCCGAGCTCGGCGCCGGGATCCGCCATTGGCCACATTTGGATTCGCTTTTCTATTGGCTGCGGCACCAACTTCTCTCTCGCAGCCAATCGTAGCAGGCGCTGCCGATCCGCCCGGGTTGTATATAAGGCAGGCGGTGCGGCGGGCTCGGAGTTCCTGCGGCTGTCCCGGTTGTGTCGCTGTCGTCGCTGCGGAATCGCTGCAGGCAAGATGTCGGGTCGCGGGAAGCAGGGCGGCAAGGCGCGGGCCAAGGCCAAGTCGCGCTCGTCGCGGGCCGGGCTGCAGTTCCCCGTGGGCCGCGTGCACCGGCTGCTGCGCAAGGGCAACTACGCGGAGCGCGTGGGCGCGGGCGCGCCGGTGTACCTGGCGGCCGTGCTGGAGTACCTGACGGCCGAGATCCTGGAGCTGGCGGGCAACGCGGCCCGCGACAACAAGAAGACGCGCATCATCCCCCGCCACCTGCAGCTCGCCATCCGCAACGACGAGGAGCTCAACAAGCTGCTGGGCAAGGTGACGATCGCGCAGGGCGGCGTGCTGCCCAACATCCAGGCCGTGCTGCTGCCCAAGAAGACCGACAGCCACAAGGCCAAAGCCAAGTAAATGCTCAGTGAGGCTCATCACCAAACAAAGGCTCTTTTCAGAGCCGCCCACATTCCTCTTAAAGTGCTGAGTCactgcattttggttttttagtcGGAGAAAATCGGAATACGTAACTTGTCTTTTCTTCAAGTGTctaattctgcttttcttgtttCTGTTACTTTGAAGAGGTTGTCTTAAAGGCggtttgttttttctcaaaGAACCCATGTTTTTATCACCGAGGTGAATTTCCGTCCTTTATGGCTCtttaaaatttctaaatatATAAATCAATCGACTTTTTCAGAGTTTTAGCAGTGGGAGGTGTGGGTTCTTTAGTGGCGGAAATATCCCGTGCTCTGGCCCGCCCGCTCCGAGTTTGTTGTGCTTTGTTAGGTACGTGTTAGGAGACATCAATAAAGTCTTAGCAGTCTGGATTGTTTCCTTTGCGAGCGCTAAAAGGAGCTGATCTCTGTTGCACCTTCGTGTTCCAGAGAAAGGAGagctgaaaggaaagcaaatcgcgcaggagaaaaaaagaaaaaaagctcagAATAGTGTCAGGCAGTCCTGGCAGTGACTTGAACAAATGCTTTCTCAACAGGACGGGTGTTCCCAGCCTCGGGCCCCTGACTGATCCACCTTTGCTGCCTTTTAACACTCCTGTGTGAGTGCCAGCGGCTTTCCTGGGCAGAATTGTGGAACACCGGGGAAAGGTTTCAGGCAGGGAGGAGTTGCCGCTGCTCCCAAGGAGCTCTGATGTGATTTAGTGGTCGCGGCGTTACACTGGAAAGAGCGCGATCGCTTTAATTTCGTTTTCCTGGCGCTGATCGCTGGATCTACGCCCTCTTCTCCCTGTGCTATGGGGAGTTTGGAGCCGGCGCTCGGTTCTGGGAGCAAGCGAGTCGTtcttggaaaagctgctgctcttgcgGCAGGTCACGGCGTTGCTTTAAAGTCAAATCGCTGCTGGGTTCCgatctcctcctgcctttggcgcggccgctcccggcccgcgTTCCCCGCGCCTCCCGCGCCGGCTCCgggtgcagcagcagcggcCGCTCGGCCCCGGCGCCTCCGTCGGTGCTGCGGCTGCGGCACCGCAGCGACGGCAGCGGCTCGGAACGCGGGCACGGCTTGGCCATCGCTGTCCTCGGCACGGGGAAAGAGATGCGGCTTGGCACCCGtgacctgtgtgtgtgtgtgtgtgtgctcgCTGAATTTCACTTTCCTCAAGGTGAGCCGGTGATGAATTCACCCTCCCGCAGGGGAAGGAATTCCCCActcccctctgtgccacctTGTTCCACATAATGGGACAGCCCTGCATGTTGAATTGCAGTGAGCAACGGGAAAGACTGCTCAGAAAAACCGTGCGTGCATCATCTCGATGTTGTGTGAACACTGGAATAAAATTCTAGTTTGTAGATGGTAGAAGTTTCCACAGAACAATTTTATGggtttctttcccttttaaaagAATGATCTGCTATTAGGGGACAGTGGTAGTGGTCAAGAAGGTATACAATTAATAACTATTCTTTTAGTAATTCctctcatttttctctgctaAAGAACGTGCTGGGTTATTTTGCAGTTGTAGTTTCGAGTTACATGCATGGGGAATAAAGCCATAAATTAAATATAAGGCTACACGAGGTCTAAATTATGAAGGGTTGCAGGACCTCGAATGTATATTGTACAGCCAGAGACTCTTGTGAAAATGCTTCCTAGATGTGGTTTACCAAAGGCGGGATAAGCGAGCAGAAGCGCTTTGAAAATCAATGTATTTCCCAGCAgtgagccccagcagccccttgGATGGGCGCAGACGGACTGTGAGCACAGCttgtctgggagcagcagaacgGGCCGGAAGGTGTCGATGGGagcatttccagctctgccGGGACAGGCGCtcgggcagggcagccccagccccgccggtGCCGCATCCCGGCCCTGAGCATCCCCGGCCGTGCCCGAGGGAAGATTCCGTGCGGGCGGGGAACGGGGCGTTCGCTGCGGCTCCCGCAGTGACCGGCTGCCCGCGCCGTGAAACACGGAGTCCTGTTCCAATTCGGGCTCGGTTCGCTTCCTGCTTTGTTGTGCCTTTGTGGTTTAATCCCAGGAGCTGGATTGGGGGGCGTTAaggaggagagctgggctggagctgcgcGATCCCGTTCCTGCATAAATACAGCGGGAGGGAGTGAAAGAGGGGATGATTCCCGGCAGGAACGCTCATTTCGGCAGCCACAACAAAACCCTTTGGGTTTGCTGGTCAGGCCGTGACAAGCAGGCGTTTTCCTGCTCCCTGCGCTGGGGCAGGGACGGTGATTTAAGGACCAATCCGCCCCTGGGAGTGGGGAAATGCAGGGTGACACAGGATGGGGCAGCACCTCACAGTGGGAATGGGGAGCTTTGGGATTAGGAGCTCATCAGCTCgggctgctctgtggctgccaCCAACACCTCGTGTGCAAGAGGCCCTGGGAACAGAAGGGAGAGGGCAAAGGAAGGGCTGGGATATCTCCtggaagggcagagcagggccctgaATTTTTACATCCAGAAACAAGGAATTTCCTCTTCACTTTCGCCCCAACCACCacttaaagtaatttttcactTCACCATTGTCGAGAAACAAACCTGCAGGGTGAAGAAGAATAGAAGACATTATTTCAGATAAATGCTGTCATTTAATCCCAGCTTTTTGGGactttcctgttttttcctgtgctgttaggaaaattaatccacaaacaccagaccGTTATGTCCGAAAAGGAGACAGGGGAGTCGTTTCTGTCTTTATTCAGATAAAGGGAGAGGCCTTGGGGCATTTCCCTGGgatctctcaaatttttggaggatgcagcctgctttttatcctaatttcccagctgcatttcccttctcttttcccccttgGCTGAGGTGCTTGAGAGGTGCAGAGTTGAGATACACCTGATACCAAAAATTTCTCTCTAATGTATAAACGTCCCTTTTAATTGTTATTTCTTATGGAAATTTAGGCTTTTCTTcctcattgtttctttcatctctcaatgtcttatttcatttattttattattatttacaaacaaaataaacttcttttatttaaaagtaaacCTAAAGTGTTTTGTAAAGGCAAATTTCTTTTCCTATccatcaatcagtggaatccttcccatggTTTCTTTTAtatcccagtgctggttttacctgccagcagacccacagctcgtttggaaagaaaaatctgctcTTCCTCTCAATACCATGCCATTCCCTGCTGAGAAATGTGAGCTGCAGTGGTAACTCTGAAGTACAACACCTGTGCTGCACATCCTGTGAGGTTCTGCACGACCTGTAAGTGCCAGTTCAGGCTgaagctccaggagctccagctgcctgtgGAATGTGAccatttcccttctcccatggggctgggagcagcgaTTTCAAAGCCCCCCCATGCAGAGAGCAGAACAGACTCGGGTAAATTTGGCTTCCAggggcagctgagctgagcccaggctggcaggagtGCCTGTGGTGCCGTCAGTGCAGCTGCTGATGCTCGGAGCACGggggaggcagctctgggtaaaGGTGGTTTGGTACGGTGGAAGGTTGGGCCTGTGCCATTCCTGGGGTGATTTGTGTCTTCTTTTCTGAGTGGAATTACTGAACTCACAGACCTGGCAGTGTCCCAAGAGCacaagggggaaaaaccccaaaacctgatCATGTGGAGTGCTCAGATTGTTTATTGTTGAGGGGGCTGCTATTTGctacaaaaggaaaagaggatgCACACCAGAGATGTGTGCATTTCTTCACAGCTCTGATACTGCACAAAAGGAATTTCACAATATCCTGTCATCTATTACAAGTTCAGATTTCAGATGTAACACTGTGCTCTCTTCTTATTTCAGGAattatttcttccattttcctaCAACCTGTGCAAGTAAAAACATCTACATGCAATATAAGCAGGAGTGCAAGTACAAAAAGGTTGTGGATTTTATATGGGATTAAAATTCCCATCCTTTCTGTAACTCTTTTCGATCTACTTGTTCTCtagttttaaaatgaattatGCTCATAATTGTTTCCTGATATTTTCAGTGGTAAAAATGAAAGGATGAACTTTTTAGATTAATACCTTCTATCATTTCTGACAAGGAATGCTTTTGAAATAAGCTTTTTGATAGGGCTGCAGTCAAATAATTAGGTTCCTTGTAATCATGAAAGAAATCTAACCAAAACCAGCCTTTccacccacacagcccctggttctgtgagcccagcccaggggaaggagctgcctctgctcagtgagtgctccctcctccctcacAGGACGGGGGGCTGGCAAGGGAGAAGTTCCCAGCTGCATTCCCACCCACTTCCAGCCCCTCCTCCTGTGAGATTTGTGTCCTgtcttggctctgctgctctctgaacGGGACAACCCTTAGACCGGGTATTTGCAACCTGAagtctcaattttttttttcatttaccaCCTAATCTCGACCAGTTCTCATCACTGTAAACATTACATCAAGGTGTGTGTAACACCAAATATTTTTCCCTAGCTGCAGTGAATTCTTTCTCCCACaactgtaattattttaaaatgtaatattttctatttagaATGGAAATAAAAGCCTCTGGGAAAGTAACGTTGCAATGATTTGTCTTGGGTGTCAGGAAATTACATTCTGTGgccattaaagaaaaaaaagaaattcaggttTGAGAGCAGATATTGGTTTACTtcattaattaaaatgaaacaaatatttaaaaaccccaaagaagCACAAAAAAGAACCCCCTACCAAAACAAAAGCCCtccaaaccccccccccccccaaaactcaggaaaaagcaaaaaatttctACAGACAGTCTGTGACTTGTTCAGGTTTTGGTCCAGGTGTATGGCATCTATTTCTCATTTCTGATTCACTCTTCAGTCAGTCCACTAGAGAATACAGAAATTTGTTTGCCCAGTTGGTGTATTTCACTTttgcagaaattaaaagaaagggtgttttcttttttaaacatgatgattaataaatagaaatttttCTGAAGGAATGGTAATCTGGAGAAAATATATGGTCTTCCAGgagtgaaataattttattattctaataaaaataaatatagagGAATTTTTTGTAACTGGTTGTATTGCTCTTTGGTGTTCTTTTTTTGCTGGTTACTTACTAAGCTGTAATGTCACTCTGATCATCTGAGATATTAAAAATTGCTGATATAAACCCATATTTTGACAAAAATGTTTGTGTTACAAAGAGTAAGCATTCCCCATATTTCAGATGCTGTGAATCAGGAGGTATTTTGGATGTAAACATGCAGGGTAGATAGATTAAAAGACAACATGAAGGGCCTGTTTATAGATTGCACATTCAAACACTTCTCAACATTGAGAATTGTTGGGATTGATGACTTTGCTTTGCACAGGAAGATGAGCAAGTTGGAGCCCCAGGGCACACGAGGTGATGAGTGTAAACGTTTTATAAAAATGGTGTCACAAACACTGAGCAAGCTGAAACTGGCAAGCCAGGAGCAGGATGAAGATGGAGCAAGGAACCGATCCCAGGAACGAGATAACTTCAGAAGGAGTTCAGCCCAGTGACCAAAACCATCAATGAGACATGCAGGGCCCAGCACCAAGAGTTGGATTATTGTATTTGGGGATGGGATGGTGGCACAGACACAATCTGGGCTGCAGTCTGCTGCAGGGGGCTCCTGTGTGGGGACACCCAGCCCTGTCTGCTCTGCACACTGCACAAAGGAACTTTTCACTCACTGAGCTGGAAACTCATCTGCAGaaggagcccagggcaggagaatTGTTGGAGGGGTTTCTGCTTTGCTCCTCCATGGTTtggtggcagcagccccagctccagcagggtgCTGCATTTGGGCAGAGCCTCTCGCTCTGCTGGGGGATCCCACTGGGGTCGGGGCTTTGGGAGTACAGAGGGAACTGCTCTGAACGAAATGGGAAAGGACAGGAAAGAGAGGGAATTCTTTACTGGGAGGAAAAAGCTGTCATGTGATTTTATAATCACATTATTTACATTAGTGCCTTTGAGTGTTCATCCTCTTGTGGCATGATATTCTTAAGATTTGCTATTTTTGCTGAGCGTAAAGCCTACTAATTTTACCTTGGGTAACaagaaacttaaaaatattGCCCATGGTAGTAGGTCTTTTTCAGTTTGGAGACTTTGTTCTCAGCACTGTCCGAAGAATGAGTAATGTTACAATCAGATCTGATGTTAAATGCTTTGTTCACATCATAGCCCCCAATATTGCCTTGCCATTCCTACTGGAATTGAAAGAAGCAATCAGCAACATTTTAGTTTCTGTTTAGTGAAGAGTTTCCTAGGCCTAGAAACAATTTCACACACTGAAACAATCTATGAAAAGATCCTCAGAATTTCTGTGGTGGCTCCCAATGCAGAGTGCAACGTGgagcacacaaacacaggaaaaggaaaacgaacactcagagctgggcagccaAAGGCATCCCTGAACTCCTGCCTTCaatggggcagcagggctgtgccagggcagctctgctctgaactGGGGCTCTCACAAGGCTGATTATCTACAGAATGGCCACTGACAAACCCTTCTGGTGTCCATCTCCAACTGCGACAACAGGAGcatttctttgtgcttttctgGTGACCCAGGAAAGCTTGGAAAAGCCTAGAGTGGAATATACAATGGTTTATTAATCTTTTCAGGTATTAGACATACATAGGCACTCAGAATAAGCAACCTGTGTTTCAGAGTTTGCACTAAAGCCCTTGGAGATTGCAAAACCCCATTTCAAGCTGATAAAGAAGACTTTGGAGAACGCCTCTTCCCACCGGATATCTGAAATTCAGTCTGAGAAGTCCCCCTAAGCCTTCAAACTGAAATTAACATTTATTAGGTAATAGGTGACAGATTTTTGAGAGACGTGGTGCCTGTCTCATTACCTGTCCCACCAAAGGATATCCAAGTCAGTTCCAGAAAATTCACTTTTCTGATTCCGTGGTCCCTGTATGAATTCATATATGTACAGGAAGTTCACAATATATAGTTGTAATTCAGGATTACTGAGATCCAGTTAGGAAGTGATAATGGCTTTGATCTGCATCCATGGTGGCATGTAATTACCCAGGGATGAGAGGGAGGGCCTGAGAACGCCTGCGCTTTGAGCCTCATTAGCGGCTGCGTGATGAGACCTGGGAGCCGACAAAGTCAGCCCAGAGTGTCGAGTTTCTCAGGATTTCGTACTTTTATAACAATTAGTGACAGATTAATGCAGAAAAGGACAGATAaggtaaaaaaacaaaaacaaccttCCCGTGTTTTCTTCCTTGAAAGGAGAACCCAAAGCAGTCGCGGGAGAAGCTGAGCAAGTAACtatcaaaaacaaaacaaaaaaaagacattaagaGAAAGATTACAAGGACAAATGGTGAAGAGGAAGGCGTTTAGAAAGTGCTTCTGATTTATATTGATCAATATCGGGCTATTTGCAAGAGCTTACCGCCGCCTAAATTCCTTTCTAGTACAGCACACTGTGCTCATCTCTCGCTTCTGTGACAAAAATAACCGCAACCCCCAAAAACGGCAGAGGCTGAGCACCATCGTGTGGCCGATCCGACAACAGCAATGCTGTGCATGGATGAGTATCCATGGATAATTACCATTCCCTCCCGGCCAGAAAAAAACAGTAAGTTCCCCATCCTTCAATTTACAATAGACATAACATGGAAACTTACAACAGTAAGGTGATATTAAAACTTGTGAAAACAATAAGTTAATGAAAACATCACCTAAAAATAACCCCATAAAACCcaaaggaaaaaccccaaaacccaccccccccccccccaaaaaaaaaaaaaccctaaaaaaaaagaacccacCACCGATTTAAAACCGCCTTTACAGACATATTGTAGCTATGGGAAAATAACAGTAAACCCAAGAGAAGTATCTTATGAAAACAACCCTTAAATAGTATGTCAAACCCaataaccttaaaaaaaaaaaaagccaaacaccGAATCACTAGGATTCCACactaagagaaaataaagcGTTCCTTACTCAGTGGTTCAGCTCTTTTATTGCAAATGTGGGTGGCTCTTAAAAGAGCCTTTGGGTTCAGCAGGTTTTAGCCAAGCATTCACTTGGAGCTGGTGTACTTGGTGACGGCCTTGGTGCCCTCGGACACGGCGTGCTTGGCCAGCTCGCCGGGCAGCAGCAGGCGCACGGCCGTCTGGATCTCCCGCGAGGTGATGGTGGAGCGCTTGTTGTAGTGCGCCAGGCGCGAGGCCTCGCCCGCGATGCGCTCGAAGATGTCGTTGACGAAGGAGTTCATGATGCCCATGGCCTTGGACGAGATGCCCGTGTCGGGGTGCACCTGCTTCAGCACCTTGTACACGTAGATGGAGTAGCTCTC encodes:
- the LOC131083075 gene encoding histone H2A-IV, translated to MSGRGKQGGKARAKAKSRSSRAGLQFPVGRVHRLLRKGNYAERVGAGAPVYLAAVLEYLTAEILELAGNAARDNKKTRIIPRHLQLAIRNDEELNKLLGKVTIAQGGVLPNIQAVLLPKKTDSHKAKAK
- the LOC131083063 gene encoding histone H2B 1/2/3/4/6-like yields the protein MRVCSTGAPHLHRRAINSWQAAAPFTSLRGLFRSRSVGARRDAAVAEMPEPAKSAPAPKKGSKKAVTKTQKKGDKKRKKSRKESYSIYVYKVLKQVHPDTGISSKAMGIMNSFVNDIFERIAGEASRLAHYNKRSTITSREIQTAVRLLLPGELAKHAVSEGTKAVTKYTSSK